In one Arenibacter antarcticus genomic region, the following are encoded:
- a CDS encoding carboxypeptidase-like regulatory domain-containing protein: protein MPKCHNYFVILIYLHLFLLSFLGRAQESTPTLAPLISYIEQLEREHNVKFSFIDADVRSIKITIPTTKTLEGILTDLEAQTGLSITKLNDRYYTIVKNPLVDLCGFVVENFENNTIPSATVEVLGTKTNVITDANGQFHLTDVPRNANIVIKHIGFKTIFLSAEEFSQTDPCRKIPLTTIYQELKEVVVYQFLTTGINKEQDASITINTGKFGILPGLIEPDVLQTIQALPGIKSVDETVSDINVRGGTNDQNLILWDGIKMYQSGHFFGLISAFNPYLTEKVTLIKNGTSVEYGDGVSSVINIQTENKVRKTFVGGAGFNLLSGDVYGNVPLSNNVSFQFSGRRSTTDFIKTPTYDRFFEKAFQDSEVTENNNVEDNSDLTREEDFYFYDITGKLLYDINEKQKVRLSFIHINNNLNYNETTDTDHRQSLLKQNNLSFGGSLQSNWTQRFSSHLNLYYTRYNLDAQNIVSEAQQLFQNNQVLEKALKLNTNYKLNSTLNWSNGYQLNETGITNRTLVTQPAFRSNIKGVILTHSLFSELGFKSPNSKWFARGGIRLNYIKNLKTFATFDDLILEPRLNLNYAITQDLKIEVLGEFKSQTTNQIIDLEQNFLGIEKRRWILSDDQTLPITKSKQASLGINYERNSLYVGLEGFYKKVEGISTATQGFQNKDQFRGEIGSYDVSGVEFLINKNMNTYSTWLSYTYNLNNYYFDDLVPHKFPNNLDIRHTFTFAGTYTYKKFRVGLGANYRTGKPYTQPQEGDNPIDNTTFPSRINYADPNSSRLSDYLRADASFIYSFKIGNRTKASFGASVLNILNKKNILNTYYRLNDQNEIETIKRGSLGVTPNVSFRMNF, encoded by the coding sequence ATGCCGAAATGCCATAATTACTTTGTAATTCTTATCTATCTTCACCTCTTCCTACTATCTTTTTTGGGAAGGGCTCAGGAAAGTACTCCCACATTAGCACCACTTATTTCCTATATAGAGCAATTGGAAAGGGAACACAACGTTAAGTTCTCATTTATAGATGCCGATGTTCGCTCCATTAAGATTACCATTCCCACAACCAAAACATTGGAAGGGATACTTACTGATCTTGAAGCCCAAACAGGCCTCAGCATCACCAAACTTAATGACCGTTACTACACCATTGTCAAAAACCCATTAGTTGATCTCTGTGGTTTTGTAGTAGAAAATTTTGAAAACAACACCATTCCAAGTGCTACAGTTGAAGTTTTGGGCACCAAAACTAACGTAATTACTGATGCGAACGGTCAATTTCACCTAACGGATGTGCCTAGAAATGCCAATATCGTCATAAAACATATAGGGTTTAAGACCATTTTTTTAAGCGCAGAAGAGTTCTCACAAACAGACCCATGCCGTAAAATTCCTTTAACTACCATCTATCAGGAACTGAAAGAGGTAGTCGTATATCAGTTCCTAACAACAGGGATCAATAAAGAACAAGATGCCAGTATTACAATAAATACGGGGAAATTCGGAATTTTACCCGGACTTATTGAACCAGACGTGTTACAGACCATACAGGCCCTTCCAGGAATAAAAAGTGTAGACGAAACGGTATCAGATATCAATGTAAGGGGCGGGACCAATGACCAAAACCTAATTTTATGGGATGGTATAAAAATGTATCAATCAGGACATTTTTTCGGATTAATTTCCGCCTTCAATCCCTATTTAACCGAGAAGGTCACCCTTATAAAAAATGGAACCAGTGTTGAATATGGAGATGGGGTAAGTAGTGTAATCAATATTCAGACCGAAAACAAAGTCAGAAAAACTTTTGTAGGAGGAGCGGGATTTAATTTATTGAGCGGAGATGTATACGGAAATGTTCCATTATCCAACAACGTCTCCTTTCAATTTTCGGGAAGACGATCTACTACTGATTTTATAAAAACCCCAACTTATGACCGATTTTTTGAAAAGGCCTTTCAAGATAGTGAAGTAACGGAAAACAACAATGTGGAAGATAATAGCGATTTAACTCGCGAGGAGGATTTCTATTTTTATGATATTACCGGGAAGCTCCTTTATGACATCAATGAAAAGCAAAAGGTACGTCTTAGTTTTATCCATATAAACAACAACCTCAATTACAACGAGACTACTGATACAGACCACAGACAAAGCCTTTTAAAACAGAACAACCTGTCCTTTGGCGGGAGTTTACAAAGCAACTGGACCCAAAGGTTCAGCTCCCACTTAAACCTTTATTACACCCGCTATAACTTAGATGCGCAGAATATAGTTTCCGAGGCACAGCAACTATTTCAGAATAACCAAGTATTGGAAAAGGCCCTTAAATTAAATACCAATTACAAACTGAACTCCACCCTAAATTGGAGTAACGGATACCAACTGAACGAAACGGGGATCACCAATCGCACCCTTGTAACACAACCTGCTTTTAGGAGCAATATAAAAGGGGTAATCCTTACACATTCCTTATTTTCAGAATTAGGGTTTAAATCTCCCAACTCCAAATGGTTTGCCAGGGGAGGAATCCGATTAAATTACATTAAGAACTTAAAGACTTTTGCCACCTTTGATGACCTAATACTAGAACCCCGGCTAAACCTCAACTACGCGATAACCCAAGACCTAAAGATTGAGGTATTGGGAGAATTTAAAAGTCAAACTACCAACCAGATTATTGATTTAGAACAAAATTTCTTGGGTATAGAAAAAAGAAGGTGGATCTTATCTGATGACCAAACGCTACCAATCACCAAGAGCAAACAAGCCTCCTTGGGGATTAATTATGAAAGGAATAGTTTATATGTTGGACTGGAAGGGTTTTACAAAAAAGTGGAGGGCATTAGCACTGCAACACAAGGTTTCCAGAATAAAGACCAATTTAGGGGCGAAATCGGAAGCTACGACGTTTCTGGAGTCGAATTTTTGATCAATAAAAATATGAATACCTATAGCACTTGGCTAAGCTATACTTACAACCTTAACAATTATTATTTTGACGACTTAGTCCCCCATAAATTCCCTAACAATCTCGATATAAGACATACGTTTACTTTTGCTGGCACCTATACCTATAAAAAATTTAGGGTCGGACTTGGGGCTAACTACCGAACGGGAAAACCATATACCCAACCACAGGAGGGAGACAATCCCATAGACAATACCACTTTCCCTAGTAGAATAAATTATGCGGACCCTAATAGCAGCCGACTTTCTGATTATCTAAGGGCAGATGCCTCTTTTATCTATAGTTTTAAAATCGGAAATAGAACAAAGGCTTCCTTTGGAGCTTCTGTATTAAATATTTTGAACAAAAAAAATATTCTGAATACCTATTATCGCCTAAACGACCAAAACGAGATAGAAACTATAAAGCGAGGTTCATTGGGAGTTACGCCCAATGTAAGTTTCCGCATGAATTTCTAA
- a CDS encoding FecR family protein, with translation MEENYLAKWLNNELSAEEVAKFKETKEYVTYKNIVDACDTMEAPEFDMAKAKRDLYNRKQGTTGKVVSLNPYKKYLRIAAVIALILGVSYFYNSTLDQTVSTQYAERAAIILPDASEVQLNAESQISYSKKNWNQKRNIDLKGEAFFKVAKGERFTVTTDNGTVTVLGTQFNVENRKNFFEVSCYEGLVSVLYNKKEIKLPAGHALVVVDGQLKTSEVAGYSQPSWLKQESTFKSIPLKFVLDEFQRQFNLEVTTENLDIDQLFTGSFSNTDKNLALRSISAPSGMKFKIEGEKVLFYAEMP, from the coding sequence ATGGAAGAGAATTATCTAGCAAAATGGCTCAACAACGAGCTTTCCGCAGAGGAGGTCGCCAAATTTAAGGAGACTAAGGAATATGTTACCTATAAAAATATTGTGGATGCCTGTGATACCATGGAAGCTCCTGAATTTGATATGGCAAAAGCCAAAAGAGACCTATACAATAGGAAACAAGGTACTACAGGAAAGGTAGTTTCTTTAAACCCGTATAAAAAATACCTTCGTATTGCAGCGGTAATTGCATTAATCCTTGGAGTTTCATATTTCTATAATTCCACTTTGGACCAAACCGTAAGCACCCAATATGCAGAACGTGCAGCAATCATCCTCCCCGATGCTTCCGAGGTACAATTAAATGCAGAATCCCAAATTTCCTACAGCAAGAAAAATTGGAACCAGAAACGAAATATAGACTTAAAAGGGGAAGCGTTCTTTAAGGTTGCCAAAGGTGAACGCTTCACTGTAACTACGGATAACGGTACGGTAACAGTTCTAGGCACCCAGTTTAATGTAGAAAACAGAAAAAACTTTTTTGAAGTTAGCTGTTATGAGGGATTGGTCAGCGTTCTCTATAACAAAAAGGAAATAAAACTTCCCGCAGGCCATGCCCTTGTGGTTGTAGATGGCCAACTAAAAACATCAGAAGTAGCAGGCTACAGTCAACCATCATGGTTAAAACAGGAGAGTACTTTTAAAAGTATCCCCCTAAAATTTGTCTTAGATGAATTTCAAAGGCAGTTTAATTTGGAAGTAACTACCGAAAATCTAGACATAGATCAATTATTTACCGGGTCATTCAGCAATACCGATAAAAATTTAGCGTTGAGAAGTATAAGTGCACCTTCTGGCATGAAATTTAAAATAGAAGGGGAAAAAGTGCTGTTCTATGCCGAAATGCCATAA
- a CDS encoding RNA polymerase sigma factor, with translation MKTDTITNVCEDEVYASIFSTHSKTVFNYIYYKFGNEEKAYDAVQEAFIKLWENCSKVSPDKAKSFVYTVANNLYLNVIKAEKVRLKHRAQTQNTEYESPEFIMEQQEFKEKLDKALQDLPENQRTTFLLNRIDGKKYAEIAEMEGVSVKAIEKRMHLALKTLREQIDGI, from the coding sequence TTGAAAACAGATACTATTACTAATGTATGCGAGGATGAAGTCTACGCTTCTATCTTTAGCACCCATTCTAAAACGGTTTTTAATTACATATATTATAAGTTTGGCAATGAGGAAAAAGCCTATGATGCCGTACAAGAGGCCTTTATAAAGCTTTGGGAAAATTGCTCTAAAGTTTCTCCCGATAAAGCCAAATCCTTTGTTTACACCGTAGCTAACAATTTGTATCTCAATGTGATAAAGGCAGAAAAGGTGCGTTTAAAACATAGGGCACAAACCCAGAATACGGAATACGAGTCTCCAGAATTTATCATGGAACAGCAGGAATTTAAGGAAAAATTGGACAAAGCGCTCCAAGATCTTCCAGAAAACCAACGCACCACATTTTTACTGAACCGTATAGATGGAAAAAAATATGCCGAGATTGCTGAGATGGAAGGAGTAAGCGTAAAGGCGATAGAAAAAAGAATGCATCTGGCCTTAAAAACACTTAGGGAGCAGATTGATGGAATTTAA
- the ffh gene encoding signal recognition particle protein, protein MFDNLSDKLDKALHVLKGHGQITEINVAETLKEVRRALLDADVNFKIAKEFTNKVKEEAMGQNVLTSLQPGQLMVKLVKDELTELMGGEAEGINLSGTPSVILMSGLQGSGKTTFSGKLANYLKTKKNKNPLLVACDVYRPAAIDQLHVVGDQIGVEVFSDRGNTDPVAISEAGIAYAKANGFNVVIIDTAGRLAVDKQMMNEIATIHKAIQPQETLFVVDAMTGQDAVNTAKSFNDILNFDGVILTKLDGDTRGGAAISIKSVVNKPIKFIGTGEKMDAIDVFYPARMAERILGMGDVVSLVERAQEQFDEEEARKIQKKIAKNKFGFDDFLSQIQQIKKMGSLKDLMGMIPGAGKALKGLDIDDDAFKHIEAIIHSMTPEERSTPTSLNASRKKRIAKGSGTSIQEINQLLKQFDQMSKMMKMMQGGGGKKMMQMMGAMKGMK, encoded by the coding sequence ATGTTCGATAATTTAAGTGATAAGTTAGATAAGGCGTTACATGTTCTAAAAGGGCATGGTCAAATAACGGAAATTAATGTTGCGGAAACCTTAAAGGAGGTCAGGAGAGCGTTATTGGATGCCGATGTCAATTTTAAAATAGCTAAAGAATTCACCAATAAGGTCAAGGAAGAAGCCATGGGTCAGAATGTATTGACCTCCCTTCAACCAGGCCAATTGATGGTGAAGTTGGTAAAGGATGAACTCACCGAACTTATGGGCGGCGAGGCAGAGGGAATTAATCTTTCTGGGACACCATCGGTTATATTAATGTCTGGGTTACAAGGTTCTGGTAAAACCACATTTTCAGGGAAACTGGCTAATTATCTTAAGACCAAGAAGAATAAAAATCCGTTATTGGTTGCCTGTGACGTTTACAGACCGGCTGCAATCGATCAGCTTCATGTAGTAGGGGATCAAATTGGGGTAGAAGTTTTTTCCGATCGTGGTAACACTGACCCAGTGGCCATTTCTGAGGCGGGAATTGCCTACGCCAAAGCCAATGGTTTTAATGTAGTTATTATAGATACCGCTGGTAGGTTAGCAGTGGATAAGCAGATGATGAATGAAATAGCGACCATCCATAAGGCTATTCAACCTCAGGAAACCCTTTTCGTGGTGGATGCCATGACGGGTCAGGATGCGGTAAACACTGCGAAATCGTTTAACGATATACTTAATTTTGACGGGGTAATACTAACGAAGTTGGATGGAGATACCCGTGGTGGTGCTGCAATATCCATTAAATCCGTAGTAAATAAGCCTATTAAGTTTATCGGTACCGGGGAGAAGATGGATGCTATAGACGTATTCTATCCTGCGCGTATGGCCGAACGGATTTTGGGGATGGGAGATGTGGTCTCCTTAGTAGAACGTGCCCAGGAACAATTTGATGAGGAGGAAGCCAGAAAGATCCAAAAGAAAATCGCCAAGAATAAATTTGGGTTTGACGACTTTTTAAGTCAGATACAGCAGATTAAAAAGATGGGTAGCCTTAAGGACCTAATGGGGATGATCCCAGGTGCCGGTAAGGCATTAAAGGGATTGGATATAGACGATGATGCTTTCAAGCATATAGAGGCTATTATCCATTCCATGACTCCGGAAGAAAGATCTACACCAACTAGTTTGAACGCTAGTCGTAAAAAAAGGATCGCTAAGGGTAGTGGTACCTCCATCCAAGAAATAAACCAGCTGTTAAAACAATTTGATCAAATGAGTAAAATGATGAAGATGATGCAAGGCGGGGGCGGTAAAAAGATGATGCAGATGATGGGTGCCATGAAGGGGATGAAGTAG
- a CDS encoding bifunctional 5,10-methylenetetrahydrofolate dehydrogenase/5,10-methenyltetrahydrofolate cyclohydrolase has translation MTILDGKKVSNQIKEEIAVEVAKMRERGEKVPHLAAVIVGNDGASLTYVGSKVKSCEKVGFESTLVQLPSTTSEQELLNKIEELNKDENIDGFIVQLPLPDQIDTQRVLLAVDPDKDVDGFHPTNFGKMALDMSTFIPATPFGILELLERYNVETKGKHTVVIGRSHIVGRPMSILMGRKGWPGNSTVTLTHSHTKNITQIISQADIVISALGVPNFLKAEMVKDDAVVIDVGITRVPDDTKAKGYYITGDVDFENVSKKASFITPVPGGVGPMTIAMLLKNTLLARERHRSKK, from the coding sequence ATGACAATTTTAGACGGTAAAAAAGTATCGAATCAAATTAAGGAGGAAATTGCTGTTGAGGTGGCAAAAATGCGGGAGCGAGGAGAAAAAGTACCTCATCTAGCCGCTGTAATTGTGGGTAACGATGGAGCAAGCCTTACTTATGTTGGCAGCAAAGTTAAGTCTTGTGAAAAAGTAGGTTTCGAGTCTACTTTGGTGCAATTGCCAAGTACTACTTCAGAACAAGAGTTGTTGAACAAAATTGAAGAGTTGAACAAAGATGAGAATATAGATGGTTTTATTGTTCAGCTACCTTTACCAGATCAGATAGATACCCAGCGTGTATTGTTGGCAGTGGACCCAGATAAGGATGTGGACGGATTCCATCCCACCAACTTTGGGAAAATGGCCTTGGACATGAGTACTTTTATTCCGGCTACCCCCTTCGGGATTTTAGAACTGTTGGAAAGATATAATGTAGAAACCAAGGGCAAGCACACCGTAGTGATCGGTAGAAGCCATATTGTGGGTAGGCCCATGAGTATACTAATGGGGAGAAAAGGATGGCCAGGAAATTCTACGGTAACCTTGACGCATAGTCACACTAAAAATATTACGCAGATCATCTCACAGGCAGATATCGTAATTTCGGCCTTAGGAGTTCCCAACTTTCTAAAGGCGGAAATGGTGAAAGATGATGCAGTGGTGATCGATGTTGGAATTACTAGGGTGCCAGACGATACCAAAGCGAAGGGATACTATATTACTGGGGATGTGGACTTTGAAAATGTGAGTAAAAAGGCCTCTTTTATCACTCCAGTTCCAGGAGGTGTTGGTCCCATGACTATTGCTATGTTATTAAAGAATACGCTATTGGCCAGAGAACGTCATAGAAGTAAGAAATAA
- a CDS encoding PAS domain-containing sensor histidine kinase has translation MNNPLVLSLDPFFELSMDLLCIAGYDGYFRRVNPAFRKLLGYSEEELFSKLISDFIYKGDQSITASYRENLKKAVPLINYENRFITKSGELIWLQWTSIPLPDKQLIYAIAKNITHKKKLEEERNNHIVQLEEINKDLKQLSYTTSHDLRAPVNNLLTLFSFLDLSKIKDPDVLETLGYMKMATEGLHQSMDKYVDLLSLNDTLKVEMEEVEFESTFKQVRHSIESLVGNSNVKIEMDFSALPKVLFKKNYLESIFLNLLTNSIKYARPEVLPLIQVTTSVTNGVKQLIFEDNGLGFDMEKIGDRIFGLNQKFHGNADSKGVGLYLVYNHVTNLGGTITVSSEINKGATFIITFM, from the coding sequence ATGAATAACCCGTTGGTACTAAGTCTTGATCCTTTTTTTGAGCTATCTATGGATTTACTGTGTATTGCTGGTTATGATGGCTATTTTAGAAGAGTAAATCCAGCTTTTAGAAAGCTTTTGGGGTATTCCGAGGAAGAGCTGTTTTCGAAATTGATTAGCGATTTTATTTATAAAGGGGACCAGTCGATAACGGCAAGTTATCGGGAAAACCTAAAGAAAGCTGTTCCCTTGATCAATTATGAGAACCGATTTATCACCAAATCTGGGGAGTTGATATGGTTGCAATGGACCTCGATCCCATTACCTGATAAACAGCTAATTTATGCCATTGCCAAAAATATTACCCATAAAAAAAAGTTGGAAGAAGAGCGGAATAACCATATTGTCCAGTTGGAAGAAATCAACAAGGACTTAAAGCAGCTTAGTTATACCACTTCTCACGATCTAAGGGCTCCTGTCAACAACCTTTTGACCTTATTTAGCTTTTTAGATTTAAGCAAAATTAAGGATCCTGATGTTTTGGAAACCTTGGGGTATATGAAGATGGCCACTGAAGGCCTCCATCAATCCATGGATAAATATGTGGACTTACTAAGTCTGAACGATACCCTAAAGGTGGAAATGGAGGAGGTGGAATTTGAATCGACCTTTAAGCAAGTTCGTCATTCCATAGAATCCTTAGTAGGGAATTCAAATGTGAAAATTGAAATGGATTTTTCAGCTTTACCAAAGGTGCTTTTCAAAAAGAATTATTTGGAGAGTATTTTCTTAAACTTATTGACCAATTCTATAAAATATGCAAGACCAGAGGTTTTGCCGCTTATTCAAGTTACAACTAGCGTTACAAATGGTGTGAAACAACTAATTTTTGAGGACAACGGTCTTGGCTTTGATATGGAAAAGATAGGGGATAGAATATTTGGTCTTAACCAAAAATTTCATGGAAACGCAGACAGTAAGGGTGTAGGCCTATACCTAGTGTATAACCATGTTACAAACCTTGGCGGTACCATTACTGTAAGTAGTGAAATTAATAAGGGAGCTACTTTTATAATTACTTTTATGTAA
- the fabV gene encoding enoyl-ACP reductase FabV translates to MIIEPRTRGFICLTSHPSGCEQNIIDQIEYIKSEGTINGPKKVLVIGASTGFGLASRITSAFGSQAATIGVFFEKPPSEGRPATPGWYNSAYFEQEAHKAGLYAKSINGDAFSKEIKRQTLDLIKADLGQIDLIIYSLASPVRTHPETGVRYKSVLKPIGSSFKNKTVDFHSGVVSDISIEPAVGDDVDNTIAVMGGEDWKMWMDALQEEELLANGCKTVAYSYIGPSLTEPVYRKGTIGKAKDHLEATAFSIGDALKSVNGEAYVSVNKALVTQASSAIPVIPLYISLLYKVMKEKGIHEGCIEQIQRLFQDRLYSASTPTDDQGRIRIDDLEMRDDVQAEVAELWEKATTETLPNIGDLKGYEKDFFNLFGFLVPGVDYEKDVNEMVEIKGLQ, encoded by the coding sequence ATGATTATAGAACCTAGAACGAGGGGATTTATATGCCTTACTTCACATCCTTCGGGCTGTGAACAAAACATAATTGACCAAATTGAATACATCAAATCGGAGGGAACCATTAATGGGCCAAAAAAAGTATTGGTTATTGGTGCATCTACGGGATTTGGACTAGCATCTAGAATAACCAGTGCCTTTGGTTCACAGGCAGCTACGATTGGAGTGTTTTTTGAAAAACCACCCTCAGAAGGTAGGCCTGCTACCCCAGGTTGGTACAATAGTGCCTATTTTGAGCAGGAAGCCCATAAAGCCGGACTTTATGCTAAAAGTATTAATGGAGATGCCTTTTCTAAAGAGATAAAAAGACAGACCTTGGATTTGATAAAGGCAGATTTAGGGCAAATTGATTTGATAATTTATAGTTTGGCTTCCCCGGTTAGAACGCATCCCGAAACAGGTGTTAGGTACAAATCCGTGCTAAAACCAATTGGGTCTAGTTTTAAAAATAAAACAGTGGATTTTCATTCGGGGGTAGTATCTGATATCTCTATAGAACCTGCCGTTGGTGATGATGTAGACAATACTATTGCAGTTATGGGGGGTGAAGATTGGAAAATGTGGATGGATGCCTTACAGGAAGAAGAACTTTTGGCTAATGGATGTAAAACAGTTGCCTATTCCTATATTGGCCCATCACTTACCGAACCCGTTTATAGAAAAGGAACCATTGGTAAGGCTAAAGATCATTTAGAGGCGACAGCTTTTAGCATTGGAGATGCACTGAAATCTGTAAATGGGGAAGCTTATGTTTCTGTAAACAAGGCCTTGGTTACCCAAGCAAGTTCTGCCATTCCTGTAATCCCGTTATATATTTCCCTGCTGTACAAAGTGATGAAGGAAAAAGGAATTCATGAAGGTTGTATAGAGCAGATTCAACGTTTATTTCAAGACCGACTGTATTCAGCTAGCACCCCAACAGATGATCAAGGGAGGATTAGAATAGATGATTTGGAAATGCGTGATGATGTACAGGCCGAAGTAGCTGAACTTTGGGAAAAGGCTACAACAGAAACCTTGCCCAATATAGGTGACCTTAAAGGTTATGAAAAGGATTTCTTTAATCTCTTTGGATTTTTGGTGCCTGGGGTAGATTATGAAAAGGATGTAAATGAAATGGTAGAAATTAAAGGATTGCAATAG
- a CDS encoding esterase family protein: MKSPFLFLFLITGLLATNAQSGKVFDQLSMKSEILDSERKFAVYLPPDYETSQRNYPVLYLLHGAGDDQTGWIQFGEVLRITDLAIKEGRATPMIIVMPDANTGVRGYFNSINGDWRYEDFFFEELMPHVEKEYRIKAEKKFRAIAGLSMGGGGSFMYALHRPELFSSACPLSAYVGPLSMDEMEERLKRNKETYNKKDIKAYFDKHNALSLIQNMPVEGISSVRWYIDCGDDDFLYEGNSLVHIAMKKKEIPHEYRVRDGKHNWTYWRESLPNVLEFISDAFHQ; this comes from the coding sequence ATGAAAAGTCCATTTCTTTTTTTATTTCTAATTACCGGCCTGTTGGCTACTAATGCACAATCCGGAAAAGTTTTTGATCAACTTAGTATGAAAAGTGAAATATTGGATAGCGAACGCAAATTTGCAGTTTACCTGCCTCCAGATTATGAAACTTCCCAGAGAAATTACCCGGTTTTGTATTTGTTGCATGGTGCAGGGGACGATCAAACTGGTTGGATACAATTCGGCGAGGTGCTACGTATTACCGATTTAGCCATTAAAGAAGGCAGGGCCACGCCAATGATTATTGTTATGCCAGATGCGAATACTGGGGTTCGCGGTTATTTTAATAGCATCAATGGGGATTGGCGCTATGAGGATTTCTTTTTTGAGGAGTTAATGCCTCATGTGGAAAAAGAGTATCGCATTAAAGCCGAAAAAAAGTTTAGGGCAATTGCCGGACTCTCTATGGGAGGTGGAGGATCTTTTATGTACGCCTTACATCGACCCGAATTGTTTTCCTCTGCCTGTCCGCTAAGCGCCTATGTTGGACCATTAAGCATGGATGAAATGGAAGAGCGGTTAAAGAGGAACAAGGAAACGTACAATAAGAAGGATATTAAGGCGTATTTTGATAAACATAACGCCCTTTCCCTAATCCAGAATATGCCTGTGGAGGGGATCAGTTCGGTGCGGTGGTATATAGATTGCGGCGATGATGACTTTCTGTATGAAGGGAATAGCTTGGTGCATATCGCCATGAAAAAAAAGGAAATACCCCATGAATATCGCGTAAGGGACGGGAAGCATAACTGGACGTATTGGCGAGAATCCTTACCAAATGTATTGGAGTTCATATCCGATGCTTTTCATCAATAG
- a CDS encoding aldo/keto reductase, with translation MIHRKFGVTQWDISEIGYGMWGMGEWTESDDLLSAKALDLAVEQGVNFFDTAWAYGHGHSEKLLGELVKRHPDKKLYTATKIPAKNFRWPAKPEYALEESYPIAHIMDYTEKSLKNLGLEQIDLMQFHTWDDSWADQEEWQRAVEDLKTSGKIAAMGISVNRWEPENGIKALKTGKFEAVQVIYNIFDQAPEDKLFPLCEDLNIAVIARVPFDEGTLTGAITKETTFPEKDWRASYFVPENLIASAERAERLRPVVPEGMTMAEMALRFISMNRNVSTIIPGMRKERNVLMNTALSDGKGLSKEIYQELKGHRWDRKPTSWSQ, from the coding sequence ATGATACATAGAAAATTTGGAGTAACCCAATGGGACATAAGTGAGATAGGGTATGGCATGTGGGGTATGGGGGAGTGGACGGAATCTGATGATCTACTTTCTGCCAAGGCTTTGGACCTAGCAGTAGAACAGGGGGTAAATTTCTTTGATACCGCATGGGCTTACGGTCATGGACATAGTGAAAAGTTGTTGGGAGAGTTAGTGAAAAGGCATCCGGATAAAAAATTGTATACCGCAACCAAAATTCCCGCAAAGAATTTTAGGTGGCCGGCAAAACCCGAATACGCTTTGGAGGAATCCTACCCCATAGCCCACATTATGGATTATACCGAGAAGTCCTTAAAGAATTTAGGATTAGAGCAGATAGATCTAATGCAGTTCCATACCTGGGACGATAGTTGGGCCGATCAGGAAGAGTGGCAACGTGCGGTCGAGGATTTAAAGACCTCTGGAAAAATTGCCGCCATGGGTATTAGTGTTAATAGATGGGAGCCAGAAAATGGGATAAAAGCACTAAAAACGGGAAAGTTTGAAGCGGTTCAAGTTATCTATAACATTTTTGACCAAGCTCCAGAGGACAAGCTTTTTCCGCTCTGTGAGGATCTAAATATAGCGGTTATTGCTAGGGTGCCCTTTGATGAGGGTACCCTTACAGGCGCCATTACCAAAGAGACTACCTTTCCAGAAAAAGATTGGAGGGCAAGTTACTTTGTTCCAGAGAATTTAATTGCCAGTGCCGAACGTGCCGAACGTCTTAGACCTGTTGTGCCAGAGGGAATGACCATGGCTGAAATGGCACTGCGTTTTATTAGCATGAATAGAAACGTCAGTACCATAATTCCAGGAATGCGAAAAGAAAGAAATGTATTGATGAACACCGCCTTGAGCGATGGCAAAGGCCTTTCTAAAGAAATATATCAAGAATTAAAAGGGCATCGTTGGGATAGAAAACCAACTTCTTGGTCCCAATAA